Proteins encoded within one genomic window of Gemmatimonas sp. UBA7669:
- a CDS encoding S41 family peptidase: MSAQRRALPAALLSAVLILALPLLLEAQGARVALSEPALSPDAREIAFVSGGDIWTVPAAGGEARLLVAHPANDTRPLYSPDGTRLAFVSTRSGNGDVYVLTLRTGQLTRLTYDDAAETLSAWSRDGQWLYFHSSAQDISGMQDVYRVRSSGGTPTAVAADRYASEFFGAPSPDGQTLAISARGTAAGQWWRKGRSHLDEAELWLVRTGGATPSYTRLTDDGGEKALWPQWSADGNTVYYMSDRTGPENLWARAAQGGSATQLTQFSNGRVLWPSISHDGSAIVFERDFGIWRYEVAGKRAAQVAIALRGANSTRGSERSTLSTGFQIALSGDSKKVALIGRGELWAADAREGGEATRLTQSAALETQARWLRGDQAVVYVAWTADGARLMRHDVLAGTTRALTTQGAASTPTPSPDGRLVAYTSNGNELRVVNADGTNDRLLARGIFGRAPFDGGRVMAWSPDNQWVAFLTRGERGFTNAHVVPAAGGTARPVSFQGSSNAGDLWWHPDGRALYFLTNQRTEASRLVRVDLVPRTPSFREDRFRDLFGPPNTTPPNTTPPSTTPPGNTTQSQNASETLVSVAPRVRSAPRDTTRIVFESIAQRTQLLDPGIEVNSIAIAPDGKTMLLISAGGGQPNIYTWSLDELASTPPTPRQITTTAGGKSIVGFSADSRELWYTDAGRLNILPLAGGNARAVALNAELETDFQSDKRAAFEQAWATQRDQFYDPNMHGADWNAVRERFAPYVESATSPDEFRRLLQLMVGELNASHSGASGPTGFPSVPVGKLGLRFARSGDNTSDRFTVREIIAQGPAAVAGVQVGDVLRAINGTAVSPALNLDSVLAGSVGKRTALQLTRSGRDTTLVLRPVSTNAEKGLLYRQWVAERRAYVARVSNGRLGYVHMADMSAEALTQLTIDLDAENFGREGVVIDLRNNNGGFVNAYALDVFARRGYMTMTTRGSVPVPARTQLGQRALEKPTVLVVNQHTLSDGEDFTEGYRALGLGQVVGEPTAGWIIYTSNITLVDGTSLRVPFIKVDGADGKNMELVPRPVDVRAVRPVGESYGERDSQLDAAVQALLPRLRR, from the coding sequence ATGTCTGCTCAACGCCGCGCACTGCCCGCCGCTCTTCTGTCCGCCGTACTGATTCTCGCCCTGCCGCTGCTGCTCGAGGCGCAAGGCGCCCGCGTGGCGCTCAGCGAACCGGCCCTCTCGCCCGACGCGCGCGAAATCGCCTTCGTGAGCGGCGGCGACATCTGGACCGTGCCGGCCGCCGGCGGTGAAGCGCGATTGCTGGTGGCGCACCCGGCCAACGACACACGCCCGCTCTATTCGCCCGACGGCACGCGCTTGGCCTTCGTGAGCACGCGCAGCGGCAATGGCGATGTGTACGTGCTCACGCTGCGCACGGGCCAGCTCACACGACTCACCTACGACGACGCGGCCGAAACGCTGTCGGCCTGGTCGCGCGACGGACAGTGGCTCTACTTCCACAGCTCGGCGCAGGACATCAGCGGCATGCAGGACGTATACCGCGTGCGCAGTAGCGGTGGCACGCCCACCGCCGTTGCCGCCGACCGCTATGCGAGCGAGTTCTTCGGCGCGCCCTCGCCCGATGGACAGACGCTCGCCATTTCGGCGCGCGGCACGGCGGCCGGACAATGGTGGCGCAAGGGACGCTCGCACCTGGACGAAGCCGAGCTGTGGCTGGTGCGCACAGGCGGCGCCACGCCCAGTTACACGCGCTTGACAGACGACGGCGGCGAGAAGGCCCTCTGGCCCCAGTGGTCGGCCGACGGCAACACCGTGTACTACATGAGTGATCGCACGGGCCCCGAGAACCTCTGGGCGCGCGCGGCACAGGGTGGCAGCGCCACGCAACTCACGCAGTTCAGCAATGGCCGCGTGCTGTGGCCCAGCATATCGCACGACGGCTCGGCCATCGTGTTCGAGCGCGACTTCGGTATCTGGCGCTACGAAGTGGCTGGCAAGCGCGCGGCGCAGGTGGCCATTGCGCTGCGCGGCGCGAACAGCACCCGCGGCAGCGAGCGCAGCACGCTCAGCACCGGCTTTCAGATTGCCCTCTCGGGTGACTCCAAGAAGGTGGCGCTCATTGGCCGCGGCGAGCTCTGGGCCGCTGACGCACGTGAAGGGGGCGAGGCCACGCGGCTCACGCAGTCGGCCGCACTGGAAACCCAGGCCCGCTGGCTGCGCGGTGATCAGGCCGTGGTGTATGTGGCCTGGACAGCCGATGGCGCACGACTCATGCGACACGACGTATTGGCCGGCACCACGCGGGCACTCACCACGCAGGGCGCCGCGAGCACGCCCACACCCAGCCCCGATGGCCGTCTCGTGGCCTACACCAGCAACGGCAACGAGCTGCGCGTGGTGAACGCCGACGGCACGAATGACCGGCTGCTCGCGCGTGGCATCTTTGGACGCGCGCCGTTTGACGGCGGCCGGGTGATGGCGTGGAGTCCAGACAATCAGTGGGTGGCATTCCTCACGCGCGGCGAACGTGGTTTCACCAATGCGCATGTCGTGCCCGCCGCGGGTGGCACGGCGCGGCCGGTGAGCTTTCAGGGCAGCTCCAACGCGGGTGACCTGTGGTGGCATCCCGACGGGCGTGCGCTGTACTTCCTCACCAATCAGCGCACGGAGGCGTCGCGCCTGGTGCGCGTGGACCTGGTGCCGCGCACCCCGAGCTTCCGCGAAGACCGATTCCGCGACCTGTTCGGCCCGCCCAACACGACACCGCCCAACACGACACCGCCAAGCACCACACCACCGGGCAACACCACACAGTCACAGAACGCCAGCGAAACGCTGGTGAGTGTGGCGCCACGTGTGCGCAGCGCCCCGCGCGATACCACGCGCATCGTATTCGAGAGCATTGCACAGCGCACGCAGTTGCTGGACCCGGGCATCGAAGTCAACAGCATCGCCATTGCGCCCGACGGCAAGACCATGCTGCTCATCAGCGCCGGTGGCGGTCAGCCCAACATCTACACGTGGTCGCTGGACGAATTGGCCAGCACACCGCCCACACCGCGGCAGATCACCACCACCGCTGGCGGCAAGAGCATCGTGGGCTTCTCGGCCGACTCACGCGAACTCTGGTACACCGATGCCGGTCGTCTCAACATTCTGCCGCTGGCGGGTGGCAATGCGCGCGCGGTGGCCTTGAACGCCGAGCTGGAGACGGACTTCCAGAGCGACAAGCGGGCCGCGTTTGAGCAGGCCTGGGCCACGCAGCGTGATCAGTTCTACGACCCCAACATGCACGGCGCCGACTGGAACGCCGTGCGCGAGCGCTTTGCGCCGTACGTGGAGAGCGCCACGTCGCCCGACGAGTTCCGTCGCCTGCTGCAGCTCATGGTGGGCGAGCTCAATGCGTCGCACTCGGGCGCGAGTGGCCCCACGGGCTTTCCCTCGGTGCCTGTGGGCAAGCTGGGGCTGCGCTTTGCGCGCAGCGGGGACAACACCAGCGATCGATTCACGGTGCGCGAAATCATTGCGCAGGGCCCCGCCGCAGTAGCCGGTGTGCAGGTGGGTGACGTGCTGCGCGCCATCAACGGCACGGCGGTGTCGCCCGCGCTGAACCTGGACAGTGTGTTGGCCGGCAGTGTGGGCAAGCGTACCGCGCTGCAACTCACACGCAGCGGTCGTGACACCACGTTGGTGTTGCGTCCGGTGTCCACGAACGCCGAGAAGGGTTTGCTGTATCGGCAGTGGGTGGCCGAGCGAAGGGCGTATGTGGCGCGCGTGTCGAACGGGCGACTGGGCTACGTGCACATGGCCGACATGAGCGCCGAAGCACTCACGCAGCTCACCATCGATCTCGATGCGGAGAACTTCGGGCGTGAGGGCGTGGTGATTGACCTGCGCAACAACAACGGCGGCTTCGTGAACGCCTATGCGCTGGATGTGTTTGCGCGCCGCGGCTACATGACCATGACCACACGCGGCTCGGTGCCGGTGCCCGCGCGCACGCAGCTTGGTCAGCGCGCGCTCGAGAAGCCCACGGTGCTGGTGGTCAATCAGCACACGCTGTCGGATGGTGAGGACTTCACCGAGGGCTATCGTGCGCTGGGCCTTGGGCAGGTGGTGGGTGAACCCACAGCGGGATGGATCATCTACACGTCCAACATCACCCTGGTGGATGGCACCTCGCTGCGTGTGCCCTTCATCAAGGTCGACGGCGCCGACGGCAAGAACATGGAGCTGGTGCCGCGGCCGGTGGATGTGCGGGCGGTGCGGCCGGTCGGTGAGTCGTACGGGGAGCGTGACAGCCAGTTGGATGCGGCGGTGCAGGCCCTGTTGCCGCGTCTCCGTCGCTGA
- a CDS encoding HAD-IIA family hydrolase, protein MSELLPTSLPLSGSASGAGPEPVRRPLHLPFEDVAERHEAVLFDAYGVLVDASGALPGAAEAVQYLLDRDRPFLVVTNDASRSPARASARLMRLGIPVSPEHVMSSGMLIGPALSALGMAGESVVVLGTGDSAQYARDMGAVVVAPSVQTPARAVVIADEGGFDGLDSMDELLSMILAACEAGRPPHLLLANPDLVYPASAGRFGFTAGSLAHMLERALHLLLGDTAPRFTVLGKPAALHFDTALRRVGTRDAVMLGDTLHTDIAGAAGVGIASALLLTGVTTQAHVDAAVARGDGGQVPTYVVRGLIKTA, encoded by the coding sequence ATGTCCGAATTGCTACCCACATCGCTGCCCCTGTCAGGTTCCGCATCCGGCGCTGGCCCCGAGCCTGTGCGCCGTCCACTGCATCTGCCATTTGAAGACGTCGCCGAGCGACACGAGGCCGTGCTGTTCGACGCTTATGGCGTGCTGGTGGACGCATCGGGCGCGCTGCCTGGCGCGGCGGAGGCCGTGCAGTACCTGCTGGACAGGGACCGGCCGTTTCTCGTGGTCACCAACGATGCCTCACGCTCACCGGCACGGGCGTCGGCGCGGCTCATGCGGCTTGGCATTCCCGTGTCGCCCGAGCACGTGATGAGTTCGGGCATGCTCATTGGGCCCGCGCTGTCTGCGCTTGGCATGGCCGGCGAAAGTGTGGTGGTGCTGGGCACGGGTGACTCGGCGCAGTACGCACGCGACATGGGCGCGGTGGTGGTAGCGCCCAGCGTGCAGACACCCGCGCGTGCGGTGGTCATTGCCGATGAAGGCGGCTTTGATGGACTGGACAGCATGGACGAGTTGCTGAGCATGATTCTCGCGGCCTGTGAAGCAGGACGGCCGCCGCACTTGCTGCTGGCCAACCCCGATCTGGTGTATCCCGCGTCGGCGGGACGCTTTGGCTTCACGGCCGGATCACTGGCACACATGCTGGAGCGTGCGTTGCACTTGTTGCTGGGCGACACTGCGCCGCGGTTCACGGTGCTGGGCAAGCCGGCGGCGCTGCACTTTGATACGGCGCTCCGTCGTGTGGGCACACGCGACGCGGTGATGCTGGGCGATACGCTGCACACCGACATTGCCGGTGCCGCGGGGGTGGGCATTGCCTCGGCGTTGTTGCTGACGGGTGTGACCACCCAGGCGCATGTGGACGCCGCCGTGGCGCGTGGGGACGGCGGGCAGGTGCCGACGTATGTGGTGCGGGGGCTGATCAAAACGGCCTGA
- a CDS encoding helix-turn-helix domain-containing protein, which yields MQASALGALLKQARKRTGKTRRALAAEAAVSVRLVAEFERGQRPNVSLDAALRLFDLVGMDVSVQLRDASVQQTGTSYLDDPSFAARAARRRATWTGRHVLMHDDDSPVHVPQSAEEALAAVWRVSQLAHAVAEAPVAPAYRPRKTRRKDA from the coding sequence ATGCAGGCCAGCGCATTGGGCGCCCTGCTGAAGCAGGCACGGAAGCGGACCGGCAAGACTCGGCGGGCGCTGGCAGCCGAGGCGGCTGTGAGCGTGCGATTGGTTGCCGAGTTTGAGCGCGGTCAGCGTCCCAATGTCAGTCTGGACGCGGCGCTGCGCTTGTTCGATCTGGTGGGCATGGATGTTTCCGTGCAACTGCGCGATGCATCGGTGCAGCAGACAGGTACTTCTTACCTGGATGACCCCTCGTTCGCCGCGCGCGCCGCGCGCAGGCGTGCCACCTGGACGGGTCGGCACGTGCTGATGCACGACGACGACTCGCCGGTGCATGTACCGCAGAGTGCCGAGGAGGCGCTGGCTGCCGTATGGCGCGTCTCGCAACTGGCGCATGCGGTGGCTGAGGCGCCGGTCGC